A genomic window from Chloroflexota bacterium includes:
- a CDS encoding transposase, whose translation RAKKATCPLPEKCPLKAIWVRPIHDYRRFGYRVARKTEEWVNLYNHRTAIERVNSRLKCERRLDSHCFRGLDKVRFHCSLAVLSLLAGALVKAMRGELEEVRVCARRIA comes from the coding sequence GAGAGCAAAGAAGGCAACTTGCCCGCTGCCCGAGAAGTGTCCGCTAAAAGCAATTTGGGTTCGCCCGATTCACGATTATCGACGCTTTGGCTATCGGGTGGCCAGAAAAACAGAGGAGTGGGTAAATCTTTATAACCACCGGACTGCAATTGAACGCGTAAACTCTAGACTTAAATGTGAACGACGGCTAGACTCGCATTGTTTTCGTGGGCTTGACAAAGTAAGATTTCACTGTAGCTTGGCTGTTTTGAGCTTATTGGCGGGCGCATTAGTTAAGGCGATGCGAGGTGAGCTTGAGGAAGTGCGGGTATGTGCGAGAAGGATAGCATAA
- a CDS encoding restriction endonuclease yields METNILYYGDNLDILRKHIPDKSIDLIYLDPPFNSKATYNILFKEPTGKPSQAQITAFEDTWHWGDESERAFQKIADTAPANVVEMMTAFRQFIHENDMMAYLTMMCIRLLELKRVLKDTGSIYLHCDPTASHYLKILMDTIFGAESFKNEIVWKRQSAHSDSRGYGSVHDVLLFYVKTNEYVWNKTFQGYDEGYVEQYYRYTDDNGRCFMSGDLGAAGLQGGGYEYEWRGIKRIWRVPLQTMERLEKEGRIFYTKNGIPRIKRYLDEAKGMPAQDVWNDLESLRSWHAERLGYQTQKPESLLERIIQASSKENDVVLDPFCGCGTALVAAHKLNRKWIGIDITHLAISTMKWRLEQMFPSIKYKVIGEPIDLAGAKELANQNKYQFQWWALSLIGARPYGNKKKGADTGIDGYLYFMDEKDKVKRAIVQVKSGGVSVNLTRDLRGVIDREKAEIGIFISLEPPTKPMETEAVSQGFYRSPLGKDYPKMQILTIEELLHSKKPDIPPWLSPVQAPPISKKKEGKEVKML; encoded by the coding sequence ATGGAAACCAACATTCTTTACTATGGCGACAATCTAGACATTCTCCGGAAGCATATTCCCGATAAGTCTATTGACCTTATTTACCTTGACCCGCCTTTCAATAGCAAAGCGACATACAATATCCTCTTCAAAGAACCCACAGGTAAGCCATCGCAAGCTCAAATAACTGCCTTTGAGGATACTTGGCACTGGGGTGATGAGTCAGAGCGAGCCTTTCAAAAGATAGCTGATACTGCCCCAGCCAACGTAGTTGAGATGATGACTGCTTTTCGGCAGTTTATACACGAGAATGACATGATGGCTTACCTGACAATGATGTGTATCAGGCTTTTAGAATTAAAAAGGGTTCTCAAAGATACCGGCTCGATTTATCTACATTGCGACCCTACAGCAAGCCATTACCTGAAGATTCTAATGGACACCATATTTGGTGCGGAATCTTTCAAAAATGAGATTGTTTGGAAAAGGCAAAGTGCACACAGCGATTCTCGTGGCTACGGGTCAGTGCATGATGTCCTGCTGTTTTACGTAAAAACCAATGAATATGTTTGGAACAAGACGTTTCAGGGTTATGACGAAGGGTATGTGGAACAATATTACAGATATACTGACGATAATGGACGCTGTTTTATGTCCGGTGACTTGGGTGCTGCTGGGTTACAGGGTGGCGGTTACGAATACGAGTGGAGGGGTATCAAAAGAATTTGGCGAGTACCTTTACAGACTATGGAGCGTTTAGAAAAAGAGGGACGAATATTTTATACCAAGAATGGTATCCCCAGAATCAAACGATACCTGGATGAAGCCAAAGGCATGCCAGCGCAAGATGTATGGAATGACTTGGAGTCTTTGAGGTCATGGCATGCTGAACGCCTAGGATATCAAACTCAAAAACCTGAGAGTCTGTTGGAGCGGATTATTCAAGCCAGTTCCAAAGAAAACGATGTAGTTCTTGACCCCTTTTGCGGTTGTGGCACAGCTTTAGTTGCCGCTCATAAGCTCAATCGCAAATGGATTGGTATTGATATTACTCATTTAGCCATAAGCACTATGAAATGGCGTTTGGAGCAAATGTTTCCTAGTATTAAGTATAAGGTAATTGGTGAGCCTATAGATTTAGCAGGGGCAAAAGAACTAGCTAATCAAAACAAGTACCAGTTTCAATGGTGGGCACTATCACTTATAGGGGCACGCCCCTACGGCAATAAGAAAAAGGGAGCTGATACTGGTATAGATGGCTATCTCTACTTTATGGATGAGAAAGATAAGGTTAAAAGGGCTATTGTGCAAGTTAAGAGTGGCGGAGTCTCAGTGAACCTCACAAGAGATTTGAGAGGGGTTATTGATAGAGAAAAGGCAGAAATTGGAATATTTATTAGCCTAGAGCCACCAACTAAGCCAATGGAGACGGAAGCAGTATCGCAAGGGTTCTATAGGTCTCCTTTAGGTAAAGACTATCCTAAAATGCAAATCCTAACTATTGAGGAGCTTTTACATAGTAAGAAACCTGACATACCGCCCTGGCTATCGCCAGTTCAAGCTCCACCAATATCAAAGAAAAAAGAAGGTAAAGAGGTTAAGATGCTATAA